The Carassius gibelio isolate Cgi1373 ecotype wild population from Czech Republic chromosome B14, carGib1.2-hapl.c, whole genome shotgun sequence genome has a segment encoding these proteins:
- the LOC127971277 gene encoding forkhead box protein O4 produces MEDENIPPIDPDFEPQSRPRSCTWPLPRPDISAVKTGGADGSESAAGTPPTEEDKHEPQPIISEPEKVAVSEGGIIAGVGGATPRKGSSRRNAWGNQSYADLISQAIENSPEKRLTLAQIYDWMVKTVPYFKDKGDSNSSAGWKNSIRHNLSLHNKFLRVHNESTGKSSWWMLNPEGGKTGKAPRRRAASMDNSSKLLKSRMRAKQTKKQAGAAGIGGSGGSLQGEGASGAGGADSPGSQGQFGKWGVNSSSPSSRGSLDDPDMWTSFRPRTSSNASTLSGRLSPIATGQEDEDDLPEDGLLSGYSTGNLPPTLTETLMEELDLIDGLTLMTGPQGGASPSTAPPAPPQPLPSASTLLPRVSSFPSFRQLQQSKATQGSTPPGSQSSVQPSAGSSTSQSSFGNSLFSPLPGPGHSGFSTHVPSSLEALLISDSPPPSDVMMTQMDPLMPSQGGGGLLGLGGSMSSSRAKAGQMLLSKGIDTSAVGLMSLQPQPQLQHSQMGFGMMHSAMSQEPPQLAAIKNQHQVPGAGLLQHGGVPSPGGNGGLQGLGQFATPTCFMPSQDRLPTDLDIDMFTENLDCDVEYIINSDLMDGELVDFNFDPIIQGGQGYTGPATQQSASHNWVPS; encoded by the exons ATGGAGGACGAAAACATACCCCCGATTGACCCAGATTTTGAGCCGCAGAGCAGACCGAGGTCATGTACATGGCCGCTGCCTAGACCCGACATCTCAGCTGTCAAAACTGGGGGGGCCGACGGCTCAGAGTCTGCTGCTGGAACTCCACCCACCGAGGAAGATAAACACGAGCCTCAGCCAATCATATCCGAGCCTGAGAAAGTTGCGGTCTCGGAAGGCGGGATTATCGCTGGAGTGGGCGGAGCTACGCCTCGGAAAGGCTCTTCCAGGCGTAATGCCTGGGGTAATCAGTCCTACGCGGATCTGATCAGCCAGGCGATTGAAAACTCGCCAGAAAAACGACTTACTCTGGCGCAGATCTACGATTGGATGGTCAAAACAGTGCCGTATTTTAAGGACAAAGGAGATAGTAACAGTTCTGCTGGGTGGAAG AACTCCATTCGCCACAATTTATCTCTCCACAACAAGTTCCTGCGAGTGCACAATGAGTCGACTGGAAAGAGCTCTTGGTGGATGCTTAACCCCGAGGGGGGCAAAACCGGCAAAGCCCCTCGCCGCCGCGCCGCCTCAATGGACAACAGCAGCAAATTGCTTAAAAGCCGTATGCGCGCAAAGCAGACTAAAAAGCAGGCCGGAGCGGCTGGGATCGGAGGCTCTGGAGGTTCCCTGCAGGGTGAGGGTGCCTCCGGAGCTGGTGGTGCGGACAGTCCCGGGTCTCAAGGTCAGTTCGGAAAGTGGGGAGTGAACAGCAGCAGCCCTTCCTCTCGTGGCAGCCTGGACGACCCGGACATGTGGACGAGTTTCAGGCCACGTACAAGCTCCAATGCTAGCACTCTGAGTGGGAGGCTTTCTCCCATAGCCACGGGGCAGGAGGACGAGGATGACCTACCTGAGGACGGTCTTCTTAGTGGCTATTCCACAGGGAATCTTCCCCCAACACTAACTGAGACGCTAATGGAAGAGCTGGATTTGATTGACGGGCTAACGTTAATGACAGGTCCGCAAGGTGGTGCGAGCCCTAGCACAGCTCCTCCTGCCCCACCTCAGCCTTTGCCCTCGGCATCCACCCTGCTGCCCCGAGTGTCCAGCTTTCCTTCATTTCGGCAGCTGCAGCAATCAAAGGCTACACAGGGATCCACTCCGCCAGGGTCGCAGAGCTCTGTTCAACCCAGTGCTGGATCGAGCACAAGCCAGTCAAGTTTTGGAAATTCGCTTTTCAGTCCTCTGCCCGGTCCGGGTCACAGTGGTTTTAGCACTCACGTGCCCTCCAGCCTCGAAGCGCTCCTGATCTCCGATTCGCCCCCACCCAGCGATGTTATGATGACCCAGATGGATCCTCTTATGCCGAGCCAAGGAGGTGGCGGGCTTTTGGGGCTCGGGGGATCTATGTCCAGCAGCCGAGCTAAGGCAGGTCAGATGTTGCTGAGCAAAGGCATTGACACAAGCGCAGTGGGGCTGATGAGCCTCCAGCCTCAACCCCAACTCCAGCACTCACAGATGGGCTTTGGAATGATGCACTCGGCCATGAGCCAGGAACCACCTCAGCTTGCAGCTATAAAGAACCAGCATCAGGTGCCAGGCGCTGGGCTTCTGCAGCACGGAGGTGTCCCATCACCCGGTGGGAACGGAGGCCTGCAAGGTCTAGGCCAGTTTGCAACACCGACCTGCTTCATGCCCTCCCAGGACCGTCTGCCTACAGACTTGGATATCGACATGTTCACTGAAAACCTGGACTGTGATGTGGAATA
- the LOC127971935 gene encoding uncharacterized protein LOC127971935 isoform X2, giving the protein MESFLRRKLAQAGSSLQKPVSSYQPIKLPDLCSSFYSIADEPFPQVSGFLDDTVGPSFLLNETGTVLNSPACTPSENHAKNKDEGVLAPRKEATNDSGLNCSLGAHCQSANVSMSTRSPQNEKDITSATAGKADGDCNDATASITSLEKSDLISVELKNSTFEVSHDSKERSDAGINATVDLHNISKKNSIFESQEPKEGSDPILNSTVDIDDPNTKTETGNTTVELVQSHDPKEGPDTGVNTTVDIPLLDRAQSKTNACDDNTVPLNTTTTTEQPNENLEGTIDIQPQEKLNASINSTEVNTIKNTEEAHFNINETVDIVEQIASAPLQPSGEVEQSNSVPIKPLEMIKHNTTTDLIPPENLVLKDTTVEIMPLSIELADQVNDASNSEGVTQPTSNSRETEAEISTTAFVCSVDAPDDAPELQASEEHHKKTSSPGSADAESVPSSDTGNISRNSIFCLDDTLDLKTSFLVTSTPIVFGKESRFEIMRDVKPRKRLSVINSIEAQSNDELVCASNHDGTDAVQATESSSQGQKVSAACTLSHCASEPANENKRPTKLPIKRQLPQLSSKLSYPKSSLPPRPQLSVNSTVAVKPKTLQGPPAPHQPDASSTTLLGNRKTLQMNKGKNIAPIKNIASAGTVKTSMVSPVTGYNFTAVAKPSGSGIQQMKPSGLQPPTRKRPALKTPQTTRSSVETIQTQPSNKSTGLPAPSPSTVESDAVHAAEGAHEPGCVNCLQHREKLERVIQELMVLRSECKNWGPLHEKLEMCIEELKRD; this is encoded by the exons ATGGAGAGCTTTCTAAGGCGGAAGCTTGCCCAGGCCGGCTCATCTCTTCAAAAACCTGTTTCCTCTTACCAGCCTATCAAATTGCCAGATTTGTGTTCTAGTTTCTATTCAATTGCAGATGAACCTTTTCCTCAAGTGTCTGGATTTCTTGATGACACCGTCGGCCCAtcctttcttttaaatgaaacaGGAACTGTGTTGAATTCCCCTGCTTGCACGCCATCAGAAAATCATGCAAAAAATAAGGATGAAGGAGTTTTAGCACCAAGAAAAGAGGCTACCAATGACTCTGGCCTTAATTGCTCTCTTGGAGCACATTGTCAGTCGGCAAATGTAAGCATGTCTACTAGATCGCCGCAGAATGAGAAAGACATTACCAGTGCAACAGCGGGCAAAGCAGATGGTGACTGCAATGATGCTACGGCATCCATTACATCTTTAGAGAAATCTGATTTAATTAGTGTAGAGCTGAAGAACAGCACTTTTGAAGTGTCCCATGACTCGAAAGAACGGTCTGACGCTGGTATTAATGCAACTGTTGATCTACACAACATCAgtaagaagaacagcatttttgaGTCTCAGGAGCCAAAGGAGGGGTCTGACCCTATACTTAATTCAACAGTCGATATTGATGACCCTAATACAAAGACAGAGACCGGAAACACCACTGTTGAACTGGTCCAGTCACATGACCCTAAAGAGGGACCTGACACTGGGGTTAATACAACTGTGGATATTCCTCTTCTAGACAGGGCACAATCTAAAACTAATGCATGTGATGATAACACTGTACCATTaaacactactactactacagaaCAGCCAAATGAAAACCTTGAAGGAACTATAGACATACAGCCACAAGAAAAACTGAATGCTAGTATTAACTCTACTGAggttaatacaataaaaaacacagaggaAGCTCATTTCAACATCAATGAAACTGTTGATATTGTGGAGCAAATAGCCAGTGCTCCTCTTCAACCCTCTGGTGAGGTCGAACAATCAAACTCTGTTCCTATAAAACCACTTGAGATGATTAAACATAATACAACCACTGATCTTATCCCCCCAGAAAATCTAGTTTTGAAGGACACCACTGTTGAAATAATGCCCTTGAGTATAGAATTAGCTGACCAGGTTAATGATGCTTCTAACTCTGAGGGTGTCACTCAACCAACCTCTAACAGCAGAGAAACAGAAGCTGAGATAAGCACCACAGCATTTGTTTGCTCTGTCGACGCTCCTGATGATGCTCCTGAGCTTCAAGCATCAGAGGAGCATCACAAAAAAACATCAAGTCCTGGATCGGCGGACGCTGAGTCTGTTCCCTCTTCTGATACGGGAAATATCAGCAGGAATAGTATTTTTTGTTTAGATGACACATTAGACCTGAAGACAAGCTTCCTGGTTACATCCACGCCTATCGTTTTTGGCAAAGAATCCAGATTTGAGATCATGAGAGACGTGAAGCCCAGAAAGAGGCTGTCTGTGATCAACAGCATCGAGGCCCAGTCGAATGATGAGCTTGTTTGTGCAAGTAATCACGATGGAACTGATGCTGTGCAGGCGACTGAGAGCTCGAGTCAGGGTCAGAAAGTCTCAGCAGCATGCACTTTAAGTCACTGTGCATCAGAACCAGCCAATGAGAACAAGCGTCCCACAAAACTTCCAATCAAAAGACAGCTTCCTCAGCTTTCCTCTAAGCTGAGTTATCCCAAATCCAGTCTTCCTCCAAGGCCTCAGTTGTCAGTGAACTCCACGGTAGCTGTCAAACCAAAGACACTCCAAGGGCCTCCGGCCCCGCATCAGCCTGACGCATCATCCACCACCCTGCTTGGCAACAGGAAGACGCTACAGATGAACAAGGGCAAGAACATCGCTCCTATCAAGAACATAGCATCAGCTGGCACTGTTAAG acCTCTATGGTTTCTCCCGTCACTGGATATAACTTCACTGCTG TTGCAAAACCTTCAGGCTCTGGAATACAGCAAATGAAACCATCTGGACTACAGCCGCCAACTCGTAAAAGACCGGCTCTCAAGACCCCTCAGACCACACGATCCTCTGTAGAAACCATTCAGACTCAGCCTAGTAATAAATCGACAGGATTACCAG CACCTTCTCCGTCTACAGTAGAGAGTGATGCTGTGCATGCAGCTGAAGGAGCGCACGAACCAG GTTGTGTTAATTGCTTGCAACACCGAGAAAAACTTGAGAGGGTCATTCAAGAACTAATGGTTTTGCGTTCAG AATGTAAAAACTGGGGACCATTGCACGAAAAACTTGAGATGTGCATAGAGGAGCTGAAGAGAGATTAA
- the LOC127971796 gene encoding cationic amino acid transporter 3: MAENKLASFGKMLLRRRMLDTSQDETRFARCLTTLDLIALGVGATLGAGVYVLAGEVAREKAGPAIVLSFLIAALSSVLAGLCYAEFGARVPKTGSAYLYSYVTVGEIWAFITGWNLILSYVIGTASVARAWSSTFDNLVNKTISDFFTDYMSFPDTGEVLAEYPDVFALILVILLTGLLAFGVSESALVNKIFTGINLVVLIFVIISGFVKGNTANWSLTVEDYINSTNNYNPEQIEKDFGSGGFAPFGVSGILTGAATCFYAFVGFDCIATTSEEAKNPKRSIPIGIVASLLICFFAYFGVSAALTLMMPYYKLDVHSPLPEAFQYVQWGPARYIVAVGSLCALSTSLLGSMFPMPRVIYAMAEDGLLFRSLSRMHKKTKTPLLATIVSGIVAALMAFLFDLAALVDLMSIGTLLAYTLVAVCVLILRYQPGSLGSSGANEKPMELQRLEAKGGMADVDSGDEYGQDLETTPLKERFSFRMLVQPICDVPTKISGIIVYAATGTISVLFTLLCVVLAVFGEQVVTGSPLYITLVVLLSLLSSVCILIIWRQPQSKEVLTFKVPLLPILPLVSIFVNIYLMMQLDGPTWIRFAVWMVIGFIIYFAYGIRHSSEGKNNSTENFEPILQAKKPVCLTEDESEHERATP; the protein is encoded by the exons ATGGCTGAGAATAAGCTGGCCTCCTTTGGGAAGATGCTGCTGAGGCGTCGCATGCTGGACACGTCTCAGGACGAGACCCGCTTCGCTCGCTGTCTCACCACTCTTGACCTCATAGCCCTCGGGGTCGGGGCCACACTGGGTGCAGgggtctatgtcctggctggggAAGTGGCCCGAGAGAAGGCTGGACCTGCAATCGTGCTTTCCTTCCTCATTGCAGCGTTGTCGTCTGTCCTCGCTGGTTTGTGCTATGCCGAATTTGGTGCACGTGTTCCCAAGACGGGGTCCGCTTACCTGTACAGCTACGTAACAGTTGGTGAAATATGGGCCTTCATCACGGGATGGAACCTCATTCTGTCATACGTGATTG GCACAGCCAGTGTGGCACGGGCTTGGAGCTCAACGTTTGACAATCTAGTGAACAAAACCATCTCTGATTTCTTCACTGATTACATGTCGTTTCCAGACACTGGAGAAGTGTTAGCCGAGTATCCAGATGTGTTTGCTCTCATCCTGGTCATATTGCTCACTG GATTATTGGCATTTGGAGTGAGTGAGTCTGCACTCGTCAACAAGATCTTCACAGGAATCAACCTGGTGGTTCTGATATTTGTTATTATATCGGGCTTTGTGAAAGGCAACACTGCCAACTGGAGCCTCACTGTGGAGGACTACATTAACAGCACAAACAACTACAATCCAGA GCAAATTGAAAAAGATTTTGGCTCGGGTGGTTTTGCACCATTTGGCGTCAGTGGAATCCTGACTGGTGCTGCTACTTGTTTCTATGCATTTGTGGGTTTCGACTGCATCGCAACCACAA GTGAGGAGGCCAAAAACCCCAAGCGTTCCATCCCGATCGGCATAGTGGCCTCTCTGCTCATCTGCTTTTTTGCCTACTTCGGAGTGTCAGCAGCGCTCACACTCATGATGCCCTATTACAAGCTGGATGTTCATAGTCCACTTCCAGAGGCCTTTCAATATGTGCAATGGGGCCCCGCTCGCTATATTGTAGCGGTGGGGTCTCTGTGCGCCCTTTCCACCAG CTTGTTAGGCTCCATGTTCCCTATGCCTCGTGTGATTTATGCCATGGCTGAGGATGGTTTGCTCTTTCGCTCCCTCTCCCGCATGCACAAGAAAACCAAGACACCTCTGCTGGCCACCATTGTGTCTGGCATCGTAGCAG CTCTGATGGCCTTTCTGTTTGATCTCGCCGCATTAGTGGACTTGATGTCAATTGGGACCCTGCTGGCGTACACTCTAGTTGCTGTGTGTGTACTCATTCTCCG GTACCAGCCAGGCAGTCTCGGTTCCAGTGGTGCGAATGAGAAGCCGATGGAACTGCAGAGGCTGGAGGCTAAAGGAGGCATGGCAGATGTGGATAGTGGGGATGAGTACGGCCAGGACCTGGAGACAACACCCCTTAAAGAGAGGTTTTCCTTCAGGATGCTGGTGCAGCCCATCTGTGACGTACCCACCAAGATTTCGGGCATCATTGTTTACGCTGCAACTGGCACCATAT CGGTGCTGTTCACTCTGCTGTGTGTGGTGCTGGCAGTGTTCGGAGAGCAGGTTGTGACGGGCAGCCCTCTTTATATCACTTTGGTTGTTCTCCTGTctcttctgtcttctgtctgcaTCCTCATCATCTGGCGACAGCCCCAGAGTAAAGAGGTTCTCACTTTCAAG GTGCCTTTGCTCCCTATTCTGCCATTGGTCAGTATCTTTGTGAATATTTACCTCATGATGCAATTGGATGGACCTACATGGATTCGTTTCGCCGTATGGATGGTTATTG GCTTTATTATCTATTTTGCATATGGAATAAGGCACAGCTCTGAGGGTAAAAACAATTCCACAGAAAATTTTGAGCCCATCCTTCAAGCCAAGAAACCAGTCTGCCTGACTGAAGATGAGAGTGAACACGAGAGGGCCACACCTTGA
- the LOC127971604 gene encoding ubiquitin-like protein 3 — translation MTSQRDPDTVNLRLILVSGKTQDFTFSPNDSATDISRHVFENWPAGWEEESVSSPSILRLIFQGRFLHGNVTLGALKLPPGRTTVMHLVARETLPEPNSHGQRNREKTTESSCCLLL, via the exons ATGACCTCTCAGAGAGACCCGGACACA GTGAATCTACGGCTGATCCTTGTGAGTGGGAAGACACAGGATTTCACTTTCTCTCCCAATGACTCCGCCACAGACATTTCCCGGCATGTTTTTGAGAACTGGCCGGCAG GCTGGGAGGAGGAGAGCGTGAGCAGTCCCAGCATCCTGAGGCTGATCTTCCAGGGCCGCTTCCTGCATGGCAATGTCACACTAGGAG CTCTGAAGTTGCCCCCTGGCCGAACAACTGTCATGCACTTGGTTGCCAGAGAGACACTGCCAGAGCCGAACTCCCATG GCCAGAGGAACAGGGAGAAGACTACAGAGAGCAGCTGCTGTCTACTGCTGTAA
- the LOC127971935 gene encoding uncharacterized protein LOC127971935 isoform X1, whose product MESFLRRKLAQAGSSLQKPVSSYQPIKLPDLCSSFYSIADEPFPQVSGFLDDTVGPSFLLNETGTVLNSPACTPSENHAKNKDEGVLAPRKEATNDSGLNCSLGAHCQSANVSMSTRSPQNEKDITSATAGKADGDCNDATASITSLEKSDLISVELKNSTFEVSHDSKERSDAGINATVDLHNISKKNSIFESQEPKEGSDPILNSTVDIDDPNTKTETGNTTVELVQSHDPKEGPDTGVNTTVDIPLLDRAQSKTNACDDNTVPLNTTTTTEQPNENLEGTIDIQPQEKLNASINSTEVNTIKNTEEAHFNINETVDIVEQIASAPLQPSGEVEQSNSVPIKPLEMIKHNTTTDLIPPENLVLKDTTVEIMPLSIELADQVNDASNSEGVTQPTSNSRETEAEISTTAFVCSVDAPDDAPELQASEEHHKKTSSPGSADAESVPSSDTGNISRNSIFCLDDTLDLKTSFLVTSTPIVFGKESRFEIMRDVKPRKRLSVINSIEAQSNDELVCASNHDGTDAVQATESSSQGQKVSAACTLSHCASEPANENKRPTKLPIKRQLPQLSSKLSYPKSSLPPRPQLSVNSTVAVKPKTLQGPPAPHQPDASSTTLLGNRKTLQMNKGKNIAPIKNIASAGTVKTSMVSPVTGYNFTAVAKPSGSGIQQMKPSGLQPPTRKRPALKTPQTTRSSVETIQTQPSNKSTGLPGMRTRNSLLPSVGQKHLNNDGLPSAKRKRIAPSPSTVESDAVHAAEGAHEPGCVNCLQHREKLERVIQELMVLRSECKNWGPLHEKLEMCIEELKRD is encoded by the exons ATGGAGAGCTTTCTAAGGCGGAAGCTTGCCCAGGCCGGCTCATCTCTTCAAAAACCTGTTTCCTCTTACCAGCCTATCAAATTGCCAGATTTGTGTTCTAGTTTCTATTCAATTGCAGATGAACCTTTTCCTCAAGTGTCTGGATTTCTTGATGACACCGTCGGCCCAtcctttcttttaaatgaaacaGGAACTGTGTTGAATTCCCCTGCTTGCACGCCATCAGAAAATCATGCAAAAAATAAGGATGAAGGAGTTTTAGCACCAAGAAAAGAGGCTACCAATGACTCTGGCCTTAATTGCTCTCTTGGAGCACATTGTCAGTCGGCAAATGTAAGCATGTCTACTAGATCGCCGCAGAATGAGAAAGACATTACCAGTGCAACAGCGGGCAAAGCAGATGGTGACTGCAATGATGCTACGGCATCCATTACATCTTTAGAGAAATCTGATTTAATTAGTGTAGAGCTGAAGAACAGCACTTTTGAAGTGTCCCATGACTCGAAAGAACGGTCTGACGCTGGTATTAATGCAACTGTTGATCTACACAACATCAgtaagaagaacagcatttttgaGTCTCAGGAGCCAAAGGAGGGGTCTGACCCTATACTTAATTCAACAGTCGATATTGATGACCCTAATACAAAGACAGAGACCGGAAACACCACTGTTGAACTGGTCCAGTCACATGACCCTAAAGAGGGACCTGACACTGGGGTTAATACAACTGTGGATATTCCTCTTCTAGACAGGGCACAATCTAAAACTAATGCATGTGATGATAACACTGTACCATTaaacactactactactacagaaCAGCCAAATGAAAACCTTGAAGGAACTATAGACATACAGCCACAAGAAAAACTGAATGCTAGTATTAACTCTACTGAggttaatacaataaaaaacacagaggaAGCTCATTTCAACATCAATGAAACTGTTGATATTGTGGAGCAAATAGCCAGTGCTCCTCTTCAACCCTCTGGTGAGGTCGAACAATCAAACTCTGTTCCTATAAAACCACTTGAGATGATTAAACATAATACAACCACTGATCTTATCCCCCCAGAAAATCTAGTTTTGAAGGACACCACTGTTGAAATAATGCCCTTGAGTATAGAATTAGCTGACCAGGTTAATGATGCTTCTAACTCTGAGGGTGTCACTCAACCAACCTCTAACAGCAGAGAAACAGAAGCTGAGATAAGCACCACAGCATTTGTTTGCTCTGTCGACGCTCCTGATGATGCTCCTGAGCTTCAAGCATCAGAGGAGCATCACAAAAAAACATCAAGTCCTGGATCGGCGGACGCTGAGTCTGTTCCCTCTTCTGATACGGGAAATATCAGCAGGAATAGTATTTTTTGTTTAGATGACACATTAGACCTGAAGACAAGCTTCCTGGTTACATCCACGCCTATCGTTTTTGGCAAAGAATCCAGATTTGAGATCATGAGAGACGTGAAGCCCAGAAAGAGGCTGTCTGTGATCAACAGCATCGAGGCCCAGTCGAATGATGAGCTTGTTTGTGCAAGTAATCACGATGGAACTGATGCTGTGCAGGCGACTGAGAGCTCGAGTCAGGGTCAGAAAGTCTCAGCAGCATGCACTTTAAGTCACTGTGCATCAGAACCAGCCAATGAGAACAAGCGTCCCACAAAACTTCCAATCAAAAGACAGCTTCCTCAGCTTTCCTCTAAGCTGAGTTATCCCAAATCCAGTCTTCCTCCAAGGCCTCAGTTGTCAGTGAACTCCACGGTAGCTGTCAAACCAAAGACACTCCAAGGGCCTCCGGCCCCGCATCAGCCTGACGCATCATCCACCACCCTGCTTGGCAACAGGAAGACGCTACAGATGAACAAGGGCAAGAACATCGCTCCTATCAAGAACATAGCATCAGCTGGCACTGTTAAG acCTCTATGGTTTCTCCCGTCACTGGATATAACTTCACTGCTG TTGCAAAACCTTCAGGCTCTGGAATACAGCAAATGAAACCATCTGGACTACAGCCGCCAACTCGTAAAAGACCGGCTCTCAAGACCCCTCAGACCACACGATCCTCTGTAGAAACCATTCAGACTCAGCCTAGTAATAAATCGACAGGATTACCAG GTATGAGGACGAGGAATTCACTGCTTCCCAGTGTGGGCCAAAAGCACTTGAACAATGATGGTTTGCCTTCGGCAAAGAGAAAAAGAATTG CACCTTCTCCGTCTACAGTAGAGAGTGATGCTGTGCATGCAGCTGAAGGAGCGCACGAACCAG GTTGTGTTAATTGCTTGCAACACCGAGAAAAACTTGAGAGGGTCATTCAAGAACTAATGGTTTTGCGTTCAG AATGTAAAAACTGGGGACCATTGCACGAAAAACTTGAGATGTGCATAGAGGAGCTGAAGAGAGATTAA